A genomic region of Chitinimonas arctica contains the following coding sequences:
- the rplN gene encoding 50S ribosomal protein L14, producing the protein MIQMQSMLDVADNTGARSVMCIKVLGGSKRRYASVGDVIKVTIKDAAPRGRVKKGDVYNAVVVRTAKGVRRSDGQLIKFDGNAAVLLNNKLEPIGTRIFGPVTRELRTERFMKIVSLAPEVL; encoded by the coding sequence ATGATTCAAATGCAATCCATGCTGGATGTTGCCGATAACACCGGTGCGCGTTCTGTAATGTGCATCAAGGTGCTGGGTGGCTCTAAGCGTCGTTACGCTTCGGTAGGTGATGTCATCAAGGTGACCATCAAGGACGCCGCACCGCGTGGCCGTGTGAAGAAGGGCGACGTTTATAACGCCGTCGTTGTTCGCACCGCAAAGGGTGTTCGTCGTTCGGATGGCCAGCTCATCAAGTTTGATGGCAATGCCGCCGTGCTCCTCAACAACAAGCTTGAGCCGATCGGCACCCGTATCTTCGGACCGGTGACGCGTGAACTGCGCACCGAGCGCTTCATGAAGATCGTCTCACTCGCGCCAGAAGTGCTGTAA
- the rpsQ gene encoding 30S ribosomal protein S17, with protein MTETKLKRSLTGRVVSDKMDKTVTVLVERKVKHPLYGKIIRLSKKYHAHDETNAYGEGDMVTIEETRPLSKTKSWIVTALIEKARNV; from the coding sequence ATGACCGAGACCAAACTGAAACGTTCGCTGACTGGCCGTGTGGTCAGCGACAAGATGGACAAGACCGTGACCGTGCTGGTCGAGCGTAAAGTGAAGCACCCGCTCTACGGCAAGATCATTCGCTTGTCCAAGAAGTACCACGCTCACGATGAAACCAACGCCTACGGCGAAGGCGACATGGTGACGATCGAAGAAACCCGTCCGCTTTCCAAGACCAAGTCCTGGATCGTGACGGCACTCATCGAGAAGGCACGCAACGTTTGA
- the rpmC gene encoding 50S ribosomal protein L29 has product MKTTELRNKSVDELKVELTSLLKAQFGLRMQLATQQLAKTSELKRVRRDIARVRTILAQKVA; this is encoded by the coding sequence ATGAAAACGACTGAATTGCGTAACAAATCGGTCGATGAGCTCAAAGTTGAGCTTACCTCGCTCCTGAAGGCCCAGTTCGGCCTGCGCATGCAGCTGGCTACCCAGCAGCTTGCCAAGACCAGCGAACTGAAGCGCGTTCGCCGCGATATCGCGCGCGTTCGCACCATCCTGGCTCAGAAGGTGGCGTAA
- the rplP gene encoding 50S ribosomal protein L16: protein MLQPTRLKYRKQQKGRNTGVATRGNKVSFGEWGLKAIGRGRLTARQIEAARRAMTRHIKRGGRVWIRVFPDKPISSKPAEVRMGNGKGNPEYYVAEIQPGKVLYEMDGVDETLAREAFRLAAAKLPIATTFVTRNVGQ from the coding sequence ATGCTGCAGCCAACTAGACTTAAGTACCGCAAACAGCAGAAGGGCCGCAACACCGGCGTCGCTACTCGCGGTAACAAGGTCAGCTTCGGTGAGTGGGGTCTGAAGGCCATCGGCCGTGGCCGTTTGACTGCTCGCCAGATCGAAGCCGCCCGTCGCGCCATGACTCGTCATATCAAGCGTGGCGGCCGCGTGTGGATCCGTGTATTCCCGGACAAGCCGATTTCTTCCAAGCCCGCCGAAGTCCGGATGGGTAATGGTAAAGGTAATCCGGAATACTACGTTGCCGAGATTCAGCCAGGTAAGGTGCTGTACGAGATGGACGGCGTGGACGAGACTCTCGCCCGCGAAGCCTTCCGTCTGGCTGCCGCCAAGCTGCCGATCGCGACGACTTTCGTAACCCGAAATGTGGGGCAGTGA